From the Candidatus Methanoperedens sp. genome, the window ATGGTTGGAATTGCACTGCTGCTTTCGATAATAGTATTTACCATATCATCAGGACTTGCTACTGCAGATGAAAAACCGCCGCAATGCTCGATTTCTGTCCAATCCAATGCAGAAACGCCTGTTCAGGATATCAAAATCCAGCACAGGGGTGGAGATACGCTGATGGCTGGGGACTGGTGGATCTCAATTGTTCCGGCTGGAGAATCCCCGAATTACCAGCGTTCAAGCACCGGGTTCAGCGTTGGCGAC encodes:
- a CDS encoding type IV pilin N-terminal domain-containing protein — translated: MDSPVKNESAVSPISGVLLMVGIALLLSIIVFTISSGLATADEKPPQCSISVQSNAETPVQDIKIQHRGGDTLMAGDWWISIVPAGESPNYQRSSTGFSVGDQIITAILTNGKGNYIVTNNTISIEGSADTMKSGNYEVKIIVYPFESLVFDKVIEVR